The genomic DNA CTCGGCGCTGCGGCGGCGGCCGTGGTCAGCGGGGCATGGTGAGTCCCGCTATCCGAGGGTCTGGACGCCATCCGGTTGCGGCATGCCGCAGCTGCCACGCCTCGGACCAGGCCCCGGTCACCTGGCGTACGGACGACCCCTCCTCCGCGTCCTCCCGTACCGTGATCTCCCCCCAGGGGACGAGACCGCAGAACCAGTTTCCGGCGGCGATGTCCGACGCGCTGAACCGTACCGGCCCGGTCCGCGCACCGATGTAGGTTCCGAGGTGCAGATAGGTCAGGTCGAGCCAGCGGCCTGCCCCCAGCCAACTGCCGCTGCTCAGCATGCTCCGCACACCGAACCCCGGCGTGCCGTCGCGCTTGCGCACCGTGAAATCGTTCAGGTGGGGGCCGGTCCGTTCGATGTGCCGCGGCAACGGCCGGTAGTCGTGGACGACGCCGTCGGGTACCAGTGTCCACTCCTCCTGTCGGTCACCGGTGACGACCAGCCGCCTCGGCACCTCGGGAGGAGACGACGGGACATCGAACCGCAGCCGCAGGAACGGTTCGTCCCGTTCGCTGTTGCCGGCGATGCCCGCCGCATGCGCGATCAGGGCGCGGGAGTTCAGGGTGCGGGAGTCCATGGCGCGGGGGTCGTCGTTGGATGCGGTGAGGAACGCCTCGCCGAAATGGCGGTAGGGGCCTGCCGGTTCGACACCCTCCGCGTACCAGACGAAAGCGACGCCTTCCAGATCGGGGCAGTGCACGAAGTTGGCGAACTTGACGCAGCGGACGCCCACGAAAGAGCCGTCGACAGCGGAGAAGGCTCGGTAGCAGATCACATGCGGGCCGGAGTCGAACATGGCCTCTCCGTCAGGTCGTGGCGTCCCTGACGCCGTGCGGCAGATAGCGGAACAGGTAGACACCGGCCTCGCCCACCGTGCACAGGAGCGGCTGGTCGGGATGCCAGGCGAGGTGCAGCAGCGGGGTGACGACGCGCAGCCCGCACCAGGGTTTCTCGCTGCCCGGACGCCACAGCCTGAGCCGGCGCTCGCCGATGTCGGTGGTGACGAGGGTGCCGTCGGGCATGAAGACGCAGTCCGTGACCCCGCTGGTATGCCGTGCCAGGGTCTGGCGCAGTCGGCCGGAGGCGACGTCCCAGATCTTGCCGGTCCGGTCATGGCCGGCCGAGGCGAGGAGGGCGCCGTCGGGCGAGAAGGCGCAGCTGCTGACAAGGTTGGTGTGACCCCTGAGGACGGTTCGCGTGGTGCCGGTGCCGAGCTCCCAGAGACGGATGGTGTGGTCGTGGGAGGCCGAGGCGAGGAGGGCGCCGTCGGGTGAGAAGACACAGGCAGAGACTGCCCCGGTATGGCCGGTGAGGGTTCGCAGCGGTTGTCCGGTGGCCGTGTCCCAGAGCCGAACCGTGTCGTCGTGGGAGGCCGAGGCGAGGACGGTGCCGTCGGGCGAGAAGTCGCAGTCGGCGACCGCTTCGGTGTGCCCGGTCAGGACGGTGCGGGCCGTACCGGTGACGGTGTCCCAGAGGCGGATCGTGTGGTCGTGGCCGGCGGTGGCGAGGATGGTGCCGTCCGGTGAGAACGCGCACCCGCTGACGGTGTCGGTGTGGCCCTCGAACATCTGCCGCAGGTCACCGGTGAGGACGTCCCAGAGTCGTACCGTCCGGTCGTGCCCGGCGGTGGCGACGACCGTGCCGTCCGGTGCGAACGCGCTGGTGTACTGCCATCTCAGCGCATGTTTCGACTGCTGGGAGCCGGCCCCGGTCTGCCAGAACTGGAGCTTCCAGTCGTGGCTTGTGGTGGCGAGGAGGGTGCCGTCGGGTGAGAAGGCGCAGGAGGTGACCGATTCGGAGTGGCCGGTGAGGGTTTCTTGTTCTTGGCCGGTTGTGATGTCCCAGATGCGGGCGGTCAGGTCGTGGCCGGTGGTGGCCAGGAGGGTGCCGTCGGGTGAGAACGCGCACGCCGACACCGCACCCGTGTGGCCGGTCAGGATCTTGACGGTTCTGCCGGTCGTCGTGTCCCATACGCGTGTCGTCCGGTCGTGGCTTGTGGTGGCGAGGAGGGTGCCGTCGGGTGAGAAGGCGCAGGAGGTGACCGATTCGGAGTGGCCGGTGAGGGTTTCTTGTTCTTGGCCGGTTGTGATGTCCCAGATGCGGGCGGTCAGGTCGTGGCCGGTGGTGGCCAGGAGGGTGCCGTCGGGTGAGAACGCGCACGCCGACACCGCACCCGTGTGGCCGGTCAGGATCTTGACGGTTCTGCCGGTCACCGTGTCCCACACGCGAGCCGTCCGGTCGTGGCTCGCGGTCGCGACGAGCGCACCGTCCGGAGAGAACGCGCAGTGGCTCACCCCGTTCCGGTGACCGGTGAGCGTACGGAGGATCACCAGGCCCGGTTGGTCCGGCAGCGGCCAGGCAGGCACCAGTTGAGGAGAGGACAGCTGGTGGCGGTAGGCGTCCACCACGGGCTCCAGCGCCGGAACACCGCTGAGATAACAGTAGAGCGTGGCGTCCAGGGCCGTCGGCGGGTCGCCCGGCGTGAGCAGCTCGGCCATGGAGCCGAGCGCGCGCCGCAGGGACTGGGCGATACCGGTGGGCACCTCCACCAGATCCACCTCGACAGGCACCGATGACCCGAGGTTCGCGATCTTCGCCGCCACCCACCGGAGATCGCACACCAGGGCTTCGCGCTCCTCCTCTCGCCCGGAGCGCGCCAGATGGTGGGGCAGATGATGCCAGAGGTACGGGGCGTCCAGAGGAAGCGCCCACCAGGGCGACGCGGATTCCGGCGTCGGCGGCAGCAGCTCGGCGGCCGACCGGACCATCAACTCGTGCCGGAAGGCGAGCTCCTCGTCCGTCAGCCGGTGCCGGAGGTAGGAGCCCAGGATGTCGTGCAGCCGTACCGCGGGAGCGTCGTTCTCCCAGCCCGGCAGGACGAGCCGCAGCCGGACGAGCCGCGCGCGGAGCCTCTCGGCCTCGGACGCCGTCAGGCCGCCGGTGGTATGCCACAAGCGGGACAGCAGCTCGGCCGGGATGGAGGTGTCCTCGGGAACGACCGCCAGGTCGAGGTAGCGGTCCTGTTCGTCTGGCGCGAGCAGGGCAAGGCTGGCATCCACTGTCGCCCTGACCGCGTGGCTCCGGCCGTCCTCGTCGCCCAGGTCCGTGTCGAACGCGGCAGGGCCGCCGGCCTCCAGCCGCCGCAGCACCCACTGCGCCGCCTGCCGTACGGTCGCCCCCGCGGCGAGCTGGTCGGTGAGCGCGGCGTTCACGAGGCTCAGCAGCAGTGGCCATCGGCCGGTAACGGCGACGAGCCGGGCGAGCAGGTCGCGGGGCATCTCGCCCACTCCGTCGGTCAGCGTGGCGATCGCCTGGTCGGTCGTCATCTCGTCCACGAGGACCGAAACCCCCCTCCGAGGTGCGACGCCCGCGTTGCGGGTGGTGATGAGGCGTCGGCAGGACCGGCCGCCGATCATGAACGGCGCGAGCTGCTCCGGCCGCCACACATCGTCGACCACGAGGAGGATCGGGCCGCGGGCGTCCAGGAGTTCGCCGAGCCGTCCGCCCGCCGCCTGCGGATCGGCGGTCTTGACGACGTCTCCCGACAGTATCTCGCACAACCCGCTGATCAACCCGGCCAGCCGCGCGCCGTGGCTGTGCTCGCCCACCGTGACCCAGAGCAGTCCCCCGGTGAAGCGCTCGGACACCCGGGGGTCCTGGCAGAGCAGCATGGCCAGCGTGGTCTTGCCGAACCCGCCCGCCCCCTCGATCGCGGTGGTGAGCGTCGTCGGTCCCGCGTCGTCCCTGGTCACGCCAGCGAACAGGGCGGTGTAGAGGTCCGGCCGGGCGATGACGGGACCGGTCGGCGCCGGCGACATCCACGGCCGGAGGATCTCCGGGCGCGGGGCGAAGACATTGACCTGAACGCCGCCGTCGCCTATCTGCACGCCCTGCGCTTCACGCGCGTCAATGGAAGGAGGAACCGGCTCGCCAATGGCCATCGGCAACCTGATCATTCATCGGTACGGAGGACACGCCGGATGGCCACTGCTGGCCTTGGTACGTTTCATGCAGCGAAATTAAGCTTAGTGATCCTCATCGTTTCTGAGAAGTGCGGACCGCTGACAACTGTGAATCAGCCGCGGCTTCTGATCATGAGTTCCGGTGGTCTCCGGGAGGTCGGCCGAGTGATCCAGACGGTGAAGCAGGGGAGCCGCTGATCACCGTCGATCGTGAGGGAAAGTCGCGCCGTGAGCTGTTCTTCACTGAAACGGGCATAATTCCCGCTATCTGATCAGATGGGCGCATTAAGGGTTTTATGCCGCTATCCATACCGGATGTGATTGGTTGTCATCTTGAAACGGCGGTTGGCTTTCCCGCTTGCGCGGGTCGGGGCGGCTAGCGACGATCGTCCCCAGTGGGATGCCGGCCACCACTCGGTGCGCCGCGATCACGCACGCGTCGGCCATCCGGAAGCAGTCCTGCGCCTGTCCCTCCGGCCAGGCCATCCCGGTCACCCGGTCCACGTAGCACCTGGTGGTGGGTATGCGAGCGCTCGTCGAGGAGAAGGCTTCATGCCTGACGGTCGTCCAGCTCCCAGCCTGTGCTCTGGATCTCAATCCGACCGAGGGCAGCTGGTCACTGCTCAAGCGCGGCGCGCTGGCCAACCTCGCCGTTGCCGACCTGTGCCGGCTCATCCGCGTCGTCAAGCGCGGCCTGAAGAAGATTCAGTACCGTCCGCACCTGGTCAACGGATGCCTGGCCGAGATCGGCCTGACCTTGCTGCCCTCTGCGAGCATGCCGTCCGACATCACGAATCAAAGCTTAGTAATAGTCTTTCCTCTGAATAAGAAGGTGCCCGCCACCGACGTCATCCGGCGGCGGTCCGCAGCTCCGGTAGTCCGGTTTTCCGTAATGCTTCAGAGGCTTACCACTAACCGCAGTGGCCCTTGGGGCTGGAATTGGCGTAGCTGTTGCCACCTGCTTTTACATCGCCGTAGGTGGCAACGCACTTGCCTGCCGCATACGCTTTCACCGGGCCGGCGTAGTACGTATAGTTGCCGCGATCCCGGTACGCTTTATCGACGGAATTACCGGAGAATATCTGCAGGTCGGCAGTGACCTGTGACGGCGTGCCGACCGCCACGCTCTTGATCGTGACCACGCAGTTGTACTTGTTGCCGCTGTTGTAGAGCAGATACGTCCGGCCCCCTACGGCGTCTGAGCTCGAGAGCACATTGCGCAGCAGCATCGAATCGATGACTCTATATCCGGCTCCACAGATTCCTTCAGGGGTATAGGGGTTGGCAGCTGCCACGGCGGTCCCTTGAGAAGTCAGTACCATGCTCGCGGCGATGACCCCGAGAGCGGCATTGAACAGCGGCCGGCGTGGCAAAAAGCGTCGAGACAGCATTGAATGCTCCTTTGGTCATGTTTCAGCCCGGAGCGCCCTTCAGGGCGCCGAGGTGAGGTGTGGGAGTCGACAAGCTAGATGATCTTCCACGCCGATGCTTACAGCCGTGACTCATCGAGGTGTACGGGATGAGAACACGGGGTGATCGGCTTCTTCTGCGTGTATGGCCCCGCACGGACGCCGGTGGTGCGAGTACACGGCGGTACCGGCCGGGTGCCCATCGCCGCCCTGGTCTGCCGCCGGCCCGGATGCCGGTCCCGGCTGATCTACCGGCTGCATGTGCGGCGGAGGCCGTAAGGGCGAACCCAAGAGTTTCGCCTGGATGGGCTACCGCGACCTGATCATCGATGCGCATCAACAGCCTGGCGTGCCGATCGTGCTCGTCCGGGACAACCGCACCTTGCATCTGGTGGCAAGTATGTGAGCGTTCGTCGAGGGCGGAGCGACTTGTAGATCGTCCACTCGCGAGCCAAGCGGGCTCAGGACCGGCGCCGCCGTCCGACCGGCCGCCGCGTGTCCGCGAAATCGTCAACCTCTGGGGGCTGGAGCGGCCCGGAGGGCCTTCGTCGGTCGCTGCACAGCGCTGCCGTCCGGCATCACGCCCTGCTGACCGGCCATTCCGTCGTCGACATCGGTTCCCGCTGCGACGGTCGGGTGTCGTCGATACGGCTCCGGCCGGAATCACCCCACCGGTTTATTCGAGCACGATAAGTCCCATGGCCTCGGCCAGTGCTTTCAGAGGATGATCGACGGTAACGTACCCATTGATTACTCGATCCGCTGCACGGGACGACGCGACCTCGGTCATGTCTTCCGGTTTTCGCCGGCCATGCCAGAGAGGACAGGGGTAGCAAGGTGAAATGCGCCGACCGAAACCGCCGGGTTGTCATTGTCGGAGCGGGCTTGGGAGGCACCGCCACCGCCATCCGTCTTCTTCGTTTCGCCA from Streptosporangium sp. NBC_01756 includes the following:
- a CDS encoding NB-ARC domain-containing protein, with amino-acid sequence MQIGDGGVQVNVFAPRPEILRPWMSPAPTGPVIARPDLYTALFAGVTRDDAGPTTLTTAIEGAGGFGKTTLAMLLCQDPRVSERFTGGLLWVTVGEHSHGARLAGLISGLCEILSGDVVKTADPQAAGGRLGELLDARGPILLVVDDVWRPEQLAPFMIGGRSCRRLITTRNAGVAPRRGVSVLVDEMTTDQAIATLTDGVGEMPRDLLARLVAVTGRWPLLLSLVNAALTDQLAAGATVRQAAQWVLRRLEAGGPAAFDTDLGDEDGRSHAVRATVDASLALLAPDEQDRYLDLAVVPEDTSIPAELLSRLWHTTGGLTASEAERLRARLVRLRLVLPGWENDAPAVRLHDILGSYLRHRLTDEELAFRHELMVRSAAELLPPTPESASPWWALPLDAPYLWHHLPHHLARSGREEEREALVCDLRWVAAKIANLGSSVPVEVDLVEVPTGIAQSLRRALGSMAELLTPGDPPTALDATLYCYLSGVPALEPVVDAYRHQLSSPQLVPAWPLPDQPGLVILRTLTGHRNGVSHCAFSPDGALVATASHDRTARVWDTVTGRTVKILTGHTGAVSACAFSPDGTLLATTGHDLTARIWDITTGQEQETLTGHSESVTSCAFSPDGTLLATTSHDRTTRVWDTTTGRTVKILTGHTGAVSACAFSPDGTLLATTGHDLTARIWDITTGQEQETLTGHSESVTSCAFSPDGTLLATTSHDWKLQFWQTGAGSQQSKHALRWQYTSAFAPDGTVVATAGHDRTVRLWDVLTGDLRQMFEGHTDTVSGCAFSPDGTILATAGHDHTIRLWDTVTGTARTVLTGHTEAVADCDFSPDGTVLASASHDDTVRLWDTATGQPLRTLTGHTGAVSACVFSPDGALLASASHDHTIRLWELGTGTTRTVLRGHTNLVSSCAFSPDGALLASAGHDRTGKIWDVASGRLRQTLARHTSGVTDCVFMPDGTLVTTDIGERRLRLWRPGSEKPWCGLRVVTPLLHLAWHPDQPLLCTVGEAGVYLFRYLPHGVRDATT